One Thermicanus aegyptius DSM 12793 DNA segment encodes these proteins:
- a CDS encoding LL-diaminopimelate aminotransferase, translating to MDIMGSRRMDRFATSVFSELAHYKRAKKREGLDLIDLSVGSPDLPPPTLMMEELKNSVLNPSQYGYTLGGIDLFHEAVAAYYESRFGVHLDPEQEVISLMGSQDGLVHLPMAFVNPEDLVIVPDPGYPAYETGAYMAGAEVYRLPLKRENRFLPDLGEIPTEVVHRAKMIYLNFPGNPVPALATREFFAELIRFAKKYEIIVVHDFAYSELIFDGKKGVSFLSVEGAKEVGVEFNSLSKSFNFAGARVAYLVGNEKIIQTFKRLKSNIDYGIFMPIQRAAARALKEGSSFLENNARIYEKRRDLLIDGLARVGWKIDKPPATMFVWAKIPEGWSSREFTYALIDQAGVIVTPGDGFGPNGEGYVRIGLVQPEEELLRAVERIERSGVLGKKTISI from the coding sequence ATGGATATTATGGGATCAAGACGAATGGACCGTTTTGCGACCAGTGTTTTTTCCGAATTGGCTCACTATAAACGGGCAAAAAAAAGGGAGGGTTTAGATCTCATTGACTTGAGTGTGGGGAGCCCGGATCTTCCTCCTCCAACCTTGATGATGGAAGAATTAAAGAATTCCGTCCTGAACCCTTCCCAATACGGGTACACCTTAGGTGGCATCGATCTCTTCCACGAGGCGGTGGCAGCGTATTATGAATCTCGCTTTGGGGTGCATCTCGATCCCGAGCAAGAGGTGATCTCCCTCATGGGTTCCCAGGACGGATTGGTTCATCTCCCGATGGCTTTCGTAAACCCGGAGGATCTGGTCATCGTCCCGGATCCCGGGTATCCTGCCTATGAGACAGGGGCTTATATGGCAGGGGCTGAGGTTTACCGATTGCCTCTCAAACGGGAGAACCGTTTCCTCCCTGACCTTGGGGAAATACCGACAGAAGTCGTCCATCGGGCAAAGATGATCTACCTTAATTTTCCCGGTAATCCCGTTCCCGCATTGGCCACCCGGGAGTTCTTCGCCGAATTGATCCGTTTTGCGAAGAAATATGAGATCATCGTGGTCCACGACTTTGCATATTCCGAGTTGATTTTTGATGGGAAAAAGGGAGTGAGCTTCCTCTCCGTCGAGGGAGCCAAAGAGGTGGGGGTGGAATTTAATTCTCTATCGAAGAGTTTCAATTTTGCCGGCGCCCGTGTTGCTTATCTGGTGGGGAATGAAAAGATCATCCAAACCTTCAAGCGATTAAAGTCAAATATCGATTACGGGATTTTCATGCCGATCCAGCGGGCGGCTGCCAGGGCATTAAAGGAAGGATCTTCTTTTTTGGAGAATAATGCCCGCATCTACGAAAAACGGCGGGACCTATTGATCGATGGCTTGGCTCGTGTGGGGTGGAAAATCGACAAGCCTCCGGCCACCATGTTCGTCTGGGCGAAGATTCCCGAAGGCTGGAGTTCCCGGGAGTTTACCTATGCTCTGATCGATCAGGCAGGGGTGATTGTAACCCCTGGGGATGGATTTGGACCGAATGGGGAGGGGTATGTCCGCATCGGTTTGGTACAGCCTGAAGAAGAGCTCTTGCGGGCAGTGGAGAGGATCGAAAGAAGCGGCGTTTTGGGGAAGAAAACGATCAGCATCTGA
- a CDS encoding MerR family transcriptional regulator, translating to MPGQNKYSIGEFSKKTNTSIRTLHFYDEIGLLKPTKNPNSGHRLYDDEDLLKLQKIVSLKFLGYSLEQIKEMMVEPSFGLNLKDSLQVQKAELEKKKEQIETALKAIHRTISLLEDEGEVDGAILASLINSMQTEKEQRAWLTEHASKEVVEWLDNMSEEEMAELDKVFIHLSKKVKELAGKPPHDPEVQEMVDRYMKATLQFIDKEIFDSFTFIDHGKAEDFAKMLPSPFTTEEEEWLNQAMEFYMAKNGMYEPHVAKEKE from the coding sequence ATGCCGGGACAAAACAAGTATTCAATTGGGGAGTTTTCCAAAAAAACCAATACCTCAATCCGGACTCTCCATTTTTACGATGAGATTGGTTTGCTGAAACCCACCAAGAATCCTAACTCAGGGCATCGTCTGTATGATGACGAAGATCTGTTGAAACTGCAAAAAATCGTAAGCCTGAAATTTTTGGGCTATAGTCTGGAACAAATCAAAGAGATGATGGTCGAACCCAGTTTCGGTCTCAACCTAAAAGATTCCTTACAGGTTCAGAAAGCGGAGTTAGAGAAGAAAAAAGAACAGATTGAAACGGCGCTTAAAGCCATTCATCGCACCATTTCCCTGTTGGAAGATGAAGGGGAAGTGGACGGCGCCATCCTGGCAAGTCTGATTAACAGCATGCAGACCGAGAAGGAGCAAAGGGCCTGGCTGACAGAGCACGCTTCCAAGGAAGTGGTGGAATGGTTAGACAACATGTCCGAAGAGGAGATGGCGGAGTTGGACAAAGTGTTTATCCACCTCTCCAAGAAAGTGAAAGAATTGGCCGGAAAGCCGCCACACGACCCGGAAGTACAGGAGATGGTCGATCGGTACATGAAAGCAACACTTCAATTTATCGACAAAGAGATATTCGACTCCTTTACCTTCATCGATCATGGGAAAGCCGAAGATTTCGCGAAAATGCTTCCCTCCCCGTTCACAACGGAGGAGGAGGAATGGTTAAATCAGGCGATGGAGTTCTATATGGCGAAAAACGGCATGTACGAACCACATGTCGCTAAGGAAAAGGAATAA
- a CDS encoding ABC transporter permease subunit — protein MRKKEKNGYLLFGLIFASILLLISLFGDQLAPYGKDAAETFKPGTDYKAFSPPPHPPSFAHPAGTDENGYDLLSRLLRGAKYTLSFALLIGLSRLLLAVPIGMTAGWWHRFLKPPVQHMNRIWVSLPLFLIAYFLLEPMSVTPSFSIGQQLFWMWLILTLAGLPPLVETMRGHVERIRNEPFIEGAKILGGSGFYLLRRHFFPHLLPHLPIILSMEMAQVLWLLGQLGIFHVFLGGTFVSFDFFSGGNTYRSMTDDWAGLIGFNRKYVLSAPWILLSPAFAFFFAIFSFTILAEGLKRRMDRRIMRYDYE, from the coding sequence ATGAGAAAAAAGGAAAAGAACGGTTATCTTCTCTTTGGCCTCATCTTCGCCTCGATTCTCCTGCTCATTTCCCTCTTTGGGGATCAACTTGCGCCATATGGGAAAGATGCGGCGGAAACATTTAAACCCGGCACCGACTACAAAGCGTTTTCCCCACCCCCCCATCCGCCCTCTTTCGCCCATCCGGCGGGGACGGATGAGAATGGATATGATCTCCTGAGCAGGTTGTTGAGGGGGGCTAAATATACGCTTTCGTTCGCTCTCCTCATCGGCCTTTCCAGGTTGCTTCTCGCCGTCCCCATCGGCATGACGGCAGGATGGTGGCACCGTTTTTTGAAACCGCCCGTACAGCATATGAACCGGATTTGGGTTTCTCTTCCCCTTTTCCTCATCGCCTATTTTTTACTGGAGCCGATGTCCGTTACTCCTTCATTCTCCATAGGGCAGCAGCTGTTCTGGATGTGGCTCATCCTCACTCTGGCCGGACTTCCGCCCTTGGTGGAGACCATGAGAGGACATGTGGAGAGAATTCGCAACGAACCTTTTATCGAAGGAGCCAAAATTTTAGGGGGAAGCGGTTTCTATCTTTTGCGCCGCCACTTCTTCCCCCATCTCCTCCCCCACCTTCCCATCATCCTCTCCATGGAGATGGCCCAGGTTCTTTGGCTTTTGGGTCAGTTGGGTATTTTCCACGTTTTTTTGGGAGGTACCTTCGTTTCCTTTGATTTCTTCTCAGGGGGAAATACCTATCGGTCCATGACCGATGATTGGGCAGGACTGATCGGCTTCAATCGAAAATATGTTCTATCCGCTCCTTGGATTCTCCTGAGTCCTGCCTTCGCCTTTTTCTTCGCCATTTTCAGTTTTACCATCCTGGCGGAAGGATTAAAGCGGCGCATGGATCGGCGAATTATGCGGTACGATTACGAATAA
- a CDS encoding LiaI-LiaF-like domain-containing protein: MNRNQQMVGIFFILLGLFFLLAKMELIPFSLFDLWPFFLVIPGLAFHFFGFLNRIPGLHVPGGILTTIGILFLFTEFFGYGWMEHLWPIFIIAPGIGLLELYLFGTREKGLLIPVVILFSVGGFFLFFTLFSTFIPYLVGFLLIVLGVYMIFGNRRRE, translated from the coding sequence TTGAATCGGAACCAACAAATGGTGGGCATCTTCTTTATCCTGCTGGGTCTTTTTTTCTTATTGGCCAAAATGGAACTCATTCCGTTCTCCTTATTCGATTTATGGCCTTTTTTTCTGGTTATTCCCGGCCTCGCCTTTCACTTCTTCGGATTTTTGAACCGCATCCCAGGGCTTCATGTCCCTGGCGGGATTCTTACGACGATCGGCATTCTCTTTCTTTTTACGGAGTTTTTCGGCTATGGTTGGATGGAACACCTTTGGCCGATCTTCATCATCGCGCCGGGAATCGGGTTGTTGGAACTTTATCTTTTCGGAACACGAGAAAAAGGCCTCCTGATCCCTGTTGTTATTCTCTTTTCCGTAGGGGGATTTTTCCTTTTCTTCACCTTATTTTCCACCTTTATTCCCTATTTGGTGGGCTTCCTTCTTATCGTCCTGGGGGTTTACATGATTTTCGGCAATAGACGAAGAGAATAA
- a CDS encoding ABC transporter permease subunit — MNRKPILLAILLRTGAGAVRLVVTFFIVVLIALLPSLFQINRMFISRDQIFQEFTTSVNRYFEAVRYSFSHLMEGKLGTYQLSNGDMREISWQDLSRYISISSTYYVSAIVLSLILGLALALLVMVLRRKKRGVFEIFSFLLISIPDFLLALLLQIAVVQLYKHTGLKLFKIATAGSGTAYFLPILTLSIFPLVYIFRTAKHSFERILEEPYVQTAYSKGLSKWLVLLHHLLPNGLITVLQNMPTILMLTLSNLVIVEYLYSSFGLTGFIMKYGYTSTDVILLSVLSFWFMVEIILTINQWILSRLQKGNQEVRI; from the coding sequence ATGAATAGGAAACCGATACTTTTAGCCATTTTGCTGAGAACCGGCGCCGGAGCGGTCCGGCTAGTGGTCACTTTTTTCATCGTTGTATTGATCGCACTTCTTCCCTCTCTTTTTCAAATCAACAGGATGTTCATCAGCAGAGATCAAATATTTCAGGAATTTACCACATCCGTGAATCGATATTTCGAAGCGGTTCGTTACTCGTTCTCCCACCTTATGGAGGGAAAACTAGGAACCTATCAATTAAGCAATGGGGATATGAGGGAAATATCTTGGCAGGATCTCTCCCGCTATATCTCCATATCTTCCACCTATTACGTATCGGCGATCGTGCTCAGTTTAATCCTGGGATTGGCTTTAGCCCTCCTGGTGATGGTTTTACGAAGGAAAAAGCGGGGGGTCTTTGAAATCTTCTCTTTCCTCCTGATCTCCATTCCTGACTTTTTGCTCGCCCTTTTGCTCCAGATCGCCGTCGTACAACTCTATAAACATACCGGATTGAAACTCTTTAAGATCGCTACCGCAGGGAGCGGGACCGCTTATTTTCTGCCGATTCTCACGTTAAGCATTTTCCCCCTGGTCTATATTTTCCGAACAGCAAAACATAGCTTCGAAAGAATCCTAGAGGAGCCGTATGTACAAACCGCCTATAGCAAGGGACTCAGCAAATGGCTCGTCCTCCTCCATCATCTTCTACCGAACGGGTTGATCACCGTGTTGCAGAACATGCCCACCATCTTAATGTTAACTCTTTCTAATCTGGTGATCGTGGAATACTTATACAGTTCCTTCGGCTTAACCGGATTTATCATGAAGTATGGTTATACATCGACCGATGTGATCCTCCTTTCCGTCCTTTCTTTCTGGTTTATGGTAGAGATCATTCTTACGATCAATCAATGGATCTTATCCAGGTTGCAGAAAGGAAATCAGGAGGTGAGAATATGA